A genome region from Blautia coccoides includes the following:
- a CDS encoding sodium:solute symporter family transporter: MEIKILFLLLFFGSMVGIGLYSRKHATNVAGFVLGGRSVGPWLTAFAYGTSYFSAVVFVGYAGQFGWKYGLAGTWIGIGNAIIGSLLAWVVLGRRTRVMTKHLHAATMPDFFGKRFDSNALRIAASAIVFIFLVPYTASIYNGLSRLFELAFDVPYAVCVVVMAALTGAYVILGGYMATAINDFIQGIIMLFGIAAVIGAVLSGQGGFTEAVRQLASIPSDVPVTAGQSGAFTSFFGPDPINLLGVVILTSLGTWGLPQMVQKFYAIKDEKAIQTGTVVSTVFAIVISGGCYFLGGFGRLFDNPSLYKADGTVIYDGVIPYMLSTLPDILIGIVIVLVLSASMSTLSSLVLTSSSTLTLDFLKGTVAKDMSEKNQLRVMRGLIVVFIAISVVLALDPPTFIAQLMGISWGALAGAFLAPFLFGLYWKRTTKLSVWVCFLTGIGITVSNLFLHYIASPINAGAFAMVVGFVVVPVVSLVTPKMEKDKVEDIFLCYNQEVVSTPKKVLPQEKEDSNTVVVEA, from the coding sequence ATGGAGATTAAGATACTGTTTTTGCTGTTGTTTTTCGGCTCTATGGTGGGTATTGGCCTGTATTCCCGAAAACATGCTACAAATGTGGCTGGGTTCGTGCTGGGAGGAAGGAGTGTGGGTCCCTGGCTTACTGCATTTGCATATGGAACCTCTTATTTTTCCGCAGTTGTGTTTGTAGGCTATGCAGGACAGTTTGGATGGAAGTACGGATTGGCAGGTACCTGGATCGGGATAGGAAATGCCATAATCGGAAGCCTTTTGGCATGGGTGGTTCTTGGAAGAAGGACACGTGTTATGACAAAGCATCTGCATGCAGCTACTATGCCGGATTTCTTTGGCAAGCGTTTTGACAGTAATGCCCTAAGGATTGCTGCCTCAGCCATTGTATTTATTTTCCTGGTTCCTTACACTGCATCTATTTATAATGGGTTGTCCAGATTATTCGAGCTGGCTTTTGATGTGCCTTACGCAGTATGTGTAGTGGTTATGGCTGCTCTGACTGGTGCATATGTGATCCTTGGCGGTTATATGGCAACGGCTATCAATGATTTTATACAGGGAATCATTATGCTGTTCGGTATTGCTGCTGTTATCGGGGCCGTATTAAGCGGACAGGGAGGATTTACGGAGGCTGTGAGACAGCTTGCCAGTATTCCAAGTGATGTACCGGTAACTGCCGGGCAGTCTGGTGCCTTTACCTCCTTTTTTGGACCAGACCCTATAAACCTTCTGGGCGTAGTTATCCTGACATCTCTGGGTACCTGGGGGCTCCCGCAGATGGTTCAGAAATTTTATGCGATCAAGGATGAGAAAGCGATCCAAACCGGTACTGTGGTCTCCACAGTGTTTGCCATTGTTATCTCCGGTGGATGCTATTTTCTGGGTGGATTCGGACGCCTTTTTGATAATCCTTCCTTATATAAAGCAGACGGTACAGTGATTTATGACGGAGTGATTCCGTATATGCTGTCCACACTGCCGGATATATTGATCGGTATTGTTATCGTACTGGTTCTTTCCGCGTCAATGTCAACGCTTTCTTCCCTGGTTCTGACATCCAGTTCTACGCTGACTCTGGATTTCCTGAAAGGGACTGTGGCAAAGGATATGAGTGAGAAGAATCAGCTTCGTGTTATGCGCGGACTGATCGTGGTGTTTATAGCTATTTCAGTTGTGCTTGCTCTGGACCCGCCTACCTTTATTGCCCAGCTTATGGGGATTTCATGGGGAGCATTGGCAGGAGCCTTCCTGGCACCGTTTTTATTTGGATTATATTGGAAAAGAACAACCAAACTGTCTGTATGGGTATGCTTTTTAACGGGGATCGGGATTACGGTATCCAACCTGTTCTTACATTATATTGCGTCCCCAATTAATGCAGGGGCTTTCGCAATGGTAGTGGGATTTGTTGTAGTGCCCGTGGTGAGTCTGGTCACTCCTAAAATGGAGAAAGATAAAGTGGAAGATATTTTCTTATGTTACAATCAGGAGGTGGTATCCACACCTAAAAAGGTACTGCCCCAAGAGAAAGAAGACAGCAATACTGTTGTGGTTGAGGCCTAG
- a CDS encoding C40 family peptidase → MKKRFLILSLIFTMAMTQVVPVAAAREDDVQAEKAETQSKLSAAESKESELEDQKTALLNEIDSIDQNLVQVMAQIDILNGEITDKESAIDKTKDDLAVAEANRDKQYEDMKKRIQYLYENGGTNAWAQMLLESDSITGLLSKAEYTEKMYDYDRDELKKMKETVQEVTDLGNQLAQEKAELEEMKQAQEQQQASLQSALDEKKATASDYETQIANVRAQADEYRSLIEQQNAELQKIQEEKARQAEEAKKAEEARKAQEKAAQEAAQQQAQEDAEEENSSQNSTDVSVNNGSSNNNTGNDTNDDVSDNNNNAGDTEDNNNVTPPAEEPETPDYNQPETPEYNEPEEDQSSNGGYSATGQAVVDYASQFIGNPYVWGGTSLTNGADCSGFVQSVFAHFGYSLPRVSDDQAGAGRGISYSESRAGDIIVYSGHVAILTGDGGIVHASNSAPYPQGGIKYSSNALYRPYIAVRRIVE, encoded by the coding sequence ATGAAAAAAAGATTTCTTATTCTCAGTCTTATTTTTACAATGGCCATGACCCAGGTTGTGCCGGTAGCAGCTGCAAGGGAAGATGACGTGCAGGCTGAGAAGGCAGAGACACAGAGTAAATTATCAGCAGCAGAGAGCAAAGAATCTGAGTTGGAAGACCAGAAAACCGCGTTATTGAACGAAATCGACTCCATTGACCAGAATCTTGTGCAGGTTATGGCACAGATAGATATTCTTAATGGTGAGATTACAGATAAAGAGAGTGCGATCGACAAGACAAAAGATGATTTGGCCGTAGCAGAGGCAAACCGTGACAAGCAGTATGAGGATATGAAGAAAAGAATCCAATATCTGTATGAGAACGGCGGAACCAACGCATGGGCACAGATGCTTTTGGAATCTGACAGTATTACCGGACTTCTCAGCAAAGCAGAGTACACAGAGAAGATGTATGATTATGACAGAGATGAGCTGAAGAAGATGAAGGAGACTGTCCAGGAAGTGACAGACCTTGGCAATCAGCTGGCTCAGGAGAAAGCTGAACTGGAAGAGATGAAACAGGCTCAGGAGCAGCAGCAGGCAAGTCTGCAGAGTGCTCTTGATGAGAAGAAAGCCACAGCATCCGATTATGAAACGCAGATTGCAAATGTGCGTGCTCAGGCAGATGAATACAGAAGCCTGATCGAGCAGCAGAATGCAGAGCTGCAGAAGATCCAGGAAGAGAAAGCCCGTCAGGCAGAGGAGGCTAAAAAAGCCGAGGAAGCCAGAAAGGCTCAGGAAAAAGCCGCTCAGGAAGCAGCACAGCAGCAGGCACAGGAAGATGCAGAGGAAGAAAACAGCAGCCAGAACAGTACAGATGTAAGTGTAAATAATGGCAGCTCCAACAATAATACAGGTAATGATACCAATGATGATGTCTCAGATAATAACAATAATGCAGGGGATACGGAAGACAATAATAATGTGACACCTCCGGCAGAAGAACCGGAGACACCGGATTATAATCAGCCTGAGACACCGGAATATAACGAGCCTGAAGAAGACCAGAGCAGCAATGGCGGTTACAGCGCAACAGGTCAGGCAGTCGTAGATTATGCCAGTCAGTTTATCGGCAATCCATACGTATGGGGAGGAACAAGCCTGACAAACGGTGCTGACTGTTCCGGATTTGTACAGTCAGTATTCGCGCACTTTGGCTACAGCCTTCCGCGTGTTAGTGATGATCAGGCAGGCGCAGGCCGTGGGATTTCTTATTCCGAATCCCGTGCAGGTGACATCATTGTATATTCCGGACATGTTGCAATCCTGACAGGTGACGGCGGAATCGTACATGCGTCCAACTCCGCACCATATCCGCAGGGCGGAATCAAGTATTCCAGCAATGCTCTGTACAGACCATATATTGCAGTCAGAAGGATTGTAGAGTAA